From the Methanoculleus caldifontis genome, the window CGATCGCCACGGCATCCGCGACCGGCTTCAAGAACCCCTCGTACCCGGCGCCCCCGGATAGAACGATCTCGCGGACGGCGCTCCCGACAGCGGAGACCTCCCCCGCCCCGATTAGCCGCTTCAGGAACCCTGCCGTCATCCTCCGTGCCGTTGCCGGGTCCAGGCGGCCCGCGTGCGCATATGCCAGTCTGATTAACGAGAGGCCGTTTGCCCGGTTCCCGGCCAGCAGCTCCTCCCCCGCGAGATCGAGCGTGATCTCCACGGACCGCGCCAGCCGGTCCGGGTCGTCGGGTTCTTCCCCGGCCTCCTTTAATCCCGCCAGAACATCCTCCCGCCTCCCGGCCGCGATCCGGTCCGGCAGGGCAACGCCCTCCATAACGCCCGATGCCCCCCGGTATGGTATATCGACGGCCGCCGGATGCCCATGCCAGGCCTCCAGAAATCCGATGAGGACAAACACCCGGTCACGGCCGGCCGGCCTCCGCATCGCCCGCCACAGCGAAAAAAGCCGGTCCCGGGCCTCGTAGGTCGTCCTCTTCTTCATCGGGCGGGAGACGACGTAGCCCTCGGCCTCCAGCCTCCGGAGCTGCGCGTTCACCGTCGCGAGGTTCAGCCGGGCGCGCTCTGCGACGTCTTTCGGGGTGAGCGGGGTCTCTGCGGTGAGGATCGTATCGAGGATGAGCCGCCGCTGCCCCGGAAGCCTCCGGAAGACCTCCCGGTAGTAGGGCGTCTGCTCGTCCGCCAGCCTGAAGAAGGCCTCCGCCGCCCTGCCGGCCCCGCACTGCGAGAGGATCTCGTACAGCCGGATCACCAGCCCCGGGTTGCCGCCGATGAGGTGCCGGAGCGCCTCGATGCCGGGCTCGTAGTCCCCGAAGTTCTCGATGAAGGCGGTATCGCCGTCGACCTCCGCGACCCTCCGCATGAGGTCCTTTGATTCGGCGCAGTCGAGCTCCCGGAGGTGAAAGACCCGGAAGAAGTTGTAAAACGGTTCCTCATGGTCGAGGACTCCGGGGAAGAGCGACGGTGCCGACGCAATGACCGAGAGATAATCTGTCCGCTGGAAGACCGACCGCAGCGCCCGGACCTCGCGCCTCTCCATCTGGTCAAAGACCTCGTGGATGTTCTCGACGAAGACCACGACCTGCCGCTCCCCGGCCGCTGCGGCGATCCTCTCGACCGCGGCCTCGCGGACCAGCGAATCCTCGCCGAGCGCGGCCACGTCGGAGGTCTCGACCCCCATCCCCGCGAGCACCCGGAGAAAGAAGTCGGACGCCCTGAATATCGAGTACTCTTCCTCTGCAAGGTCTACCGGGATCACCAGGCCGGAGAGTTCGTCGCGTATCCTCCGGCAGAGCAGGCTCATCAGGTGGGACTTCCCGGCGCCCCGGGACCCGACCAGGAGGAAGAACCGCGGCGTTCTGCTCGCGGACGCCCGGTCCGCTTCGTAAAAGAGGCTCTCCAGGAGTTCCTGCCGGCCGACGAGAAGGTGCTCGAGCGTCTCCCTTTCAAGGGCCGCGGGGAAGTAGCGGTAACACCTACCAGGTGCCGGCATAATAGATCCTCCACCAGTCCCGGAGCATCTTTGAGTAGAACCGCAACTCGCCAGGGGTCTCCGAAGTGACGTAGAAGTCGTGGTTCAGTTGTGCCAGCAGCGCTCTGAACGCATCCTCGCTCTCCGACGCGGTGCTCTGCCGGAAGATCTCGTAGGCGATACCCGCGGGCAGGGACTCCGCGAGACTCACCCTGCTTAAGATGGCGCGGGCGGCCTTCGCCTCCTGCCCGGAGTAGGTCGTCTGGAGGCGGCGCGAGTAGTGCTCGAAGTAGTGGCGCCCCTCGCTGCCGAGGATCCTCCTGCTGTAGACCCGCTCGACCAGCGCCGGGGAGGGCACCCCTCCGGAGATATCCGCCTCTTCCTTCAGGCCGGAGAGGACGATCATGAGGAAGTAGGGGATGTAGGGCTCGCCCACGCAGTCGAGAACCGCCCGCCCGATCTCCGGCGAATACTCCCACCCTTCTCCCCGAAAGACGCGTTCGACGACGGAGAGCGCGACATCTTCGCTGAACCCGCCGATGGTGACTCTCCGGAAGTCGTTGATGACCGGGGTCCCGCCGATATGGTAGACGACGTGGTCGATGCTGACCGAGCCCCCGACGATGAACCTCACCCCTGCCGAGACCTGCCGCAGCCGCCGGAACCACTGCAGGAACTTCCTCGCATCCTCTCTCTCCATATTCTGTATGGCAACCGGAAACTCGTCGAGGATGATGCAGACCGGCCCGGTGAGCCCTGCAAAGATCTCATCCACCTTCTTTGCCTTCTCGTGCCAGTCGTCCGAGAACTCCGCTCGCAGCCGGCCCCGGAGCTTTGCCCTGAAGGCCGGGGTCTCGATCTCGTCGATATTCTCCTGCACCAGGGCAAACGCCTTGCCGAGCGCCGAGGAGATCCGGGCTCCGGGGCTCGCCCCCTCGCACTCGACGAGCGCCGTGACGAGATCGGTGATGAACTCCCCCGGGGAGTTGACGCTCTCGACCTCAAGGAATACGCACGATTGGTCTCTGCTCGCGAGGTCTCTCTCGATCTTTCGCATGATCGAGGTCTTGCCGAACCGCCGGGGGGCGACGAGCATGACGTGGTCGTTCTTGATGGTGCTCAGGATGAACGCGGTCTCACGTTCGCGGTCGACGAAGTCGTCTCCTGTTGCGGGGCTTCCTACGGGCAGCATGTACGACACCAGACAGATCTGGTATATAACGAATCTGTTATATAACAAATTCGTTATTCTCCGGGCAGGGGCCGGCACTATCTCGATGCTGGTAATAAGGTCCTGAACGCGACAGAAGAGTATGAAAAACTCATCGAAAAATTTCCGATTTGATATTTCAACGTATCTTTTTTCATAAATCCCGCTAGGAGAACATAGATAAATATTAAGTAACCCTTGCTCGATAATTTTATTGGTGGTACGATACGAGTAGAAGTCCTCCTAAAAACAGCTTGAAGAATAAGGACAAGAAAAAAGACCCTAAAGACGATTTTGTGATACACCTTATAATCATCTTGATATCGGCCATAGTTACTCTTTGGATTGCCATGCTCTCAAAAGATTACTGTTTTGCTGCAAATTCACTTTCAGACCCTTCGTTAGGAGAGGACGTTCAGTCCTTTATCGGGAATACCTCATCGCAACTGATCGTCGCAGCAACTTTTCTTCTATCTGCAGTATTCGCCGTTATTACACTTGAAAAAGATAGAATAGAAGATAGCAAAAATTCTCTTCGTTTTACCTACCTGTTCGCATTTGTGGCATTGATGGCCGGACTCTATGTGAATTTTTGGGGATCTTTGCCCTCACTTCGAACTGAAGATATGGCCGCTCCCTTCCTAGTTTTAATGTACGGAATATACTGTTTACTTCTAGCAATGTTTGCTGTGCTTACTATCGGCCTAAAAACTCTTGGGCGCTGACTTAGTGTAAGTAAAAGAAAAGAGACATTGCTTCTTTTTTTAGTCATAATCACATGGGAGTTGTGTTTAACCACGCTCACACTGCGGGGAGAGCGAGCCGCCCGCTGACACCATAACTGGCGTGATGTATTCCGCTGATAAGGAACGGGTAACCGCCAGTCCGACAGAGAGTAAAACATCCCTCGATTCAGTCAGTCAAACATTCTGTGCAACTGACGGGTGGGCACATTCGCCTTAGTGCGCCGTTTTACCTTTTGCTCAAAGATGCACTCTTTGATCTCTGTTTGTGACGTTAAATCATAGACAAGACCGTTAAGTGATATGACCGTAGCCCCTGGATATTCATCGACAACCAGATATTTGCCCCATACGCCCCGGTTGTCCGCCGTCGCTATCTCTCTATTATTGAGGTCATCATAATATCAGCAAGACTGGTGTTCTCAATCACTTTTAATTGGTTGTTCAGGTCTTTTTAGTTGCACTCCGATGAATTAAATAGAATCTCGGCAATTACGTAATCAAGGACATAATTTCCTAAAAACTCTAACTGCTCGTAGTTGTCACACTTGATTCCCCCTGCGATAATTGAGCAGTATACGATGTCAGACTACTGATACGGCTTCCCATTGGATATCGCCACATGGGGGGGACCGGGAGGGGATGCCCCCCTCTTGACAGAGGCGTTTCTGGATGACCTCATTATAAAATTTGTTTTCCAATGTTCAAAGCTTTTCGCATTCCAATGAATATTCTGTATTTAGAGTGAGTTTTAACTTTTGGTGCTAGATTAGCATAAGTTCTCTGTTTATAACAGAATTTCCCGAAATCTTCATTGCGAG encodes:
- a CDS encoding AAA family ATPase; translated protein: MPAPGRCYRYFPAALERETLEHLLVGRQELLESLFYEADRASASRTPRFFLLVGSRGAGKSHLMSLLCRRIRDELSGLVIPVDLAEEEYSIFRASDFFLRVLAGMGVETSDVAALGEDSLVREAAVERIAAAAGERQVVVFVENIHEVFDQMERREVRALRSVFQRTDYLSVIASAPSLFPGVLDHEEPFYNFFRVFHLRELDCAESKDLMRRVAEVDGDTAFIENFGDYEPGIEALRHLIGGNPGLVIRLYEILSQCGAGRAAEAFFRLADEQTPYYREVFRRLPGQRRLILDTILTAETPLTPKDVAERARLNLATVNAQLRRLEAEGYVVSRPMKKRTTYEARDRLFSLWRAMRRPAGRDRVFVLIGFLEAWHGHPAAVDIPYRGASGVMEGVALPDRIAAGRREDVLAGLKEAGEEPDDPDRLARSVEITLDLAGEELLAGNRANGLSLIRLAYAHAGRLDPATARRMTAGFLKRLIGAGEVSAVGSAVREIVLSGGAGYEGFLKPVADAVAIVEAKDTRLYYTRLQPEERAVVAGIVREITGSEELGAGV
- a CDS encoding ATP-binding protein, whose amino-acid sequence is MLPVGSPATGDDFVDRERETAFILSTIKNDHVMLVAPRRFGKTSIMRKIERDLASRDQSCVFLEVESVNSPGEFITDLVTALVECEGASPGARISSALGKAFALVQENIDEIETPAFRAKLRGRLRAEFSDDWHEKAKKVDEIFAGLTGPVCIILDEFPVAIQNMEREDARKFLQWFRRLRQVSAGVRFIVGGSVSIDHVVYHIGGTPVINDFRRVTIGGFSEDVALSVVERVFRGEGWEYSPEIGRAVLDCVGEPYIPYFLMIVLSGLKEEADISGGVPSPALVERVYSRRILGSEGRHYFEHYSRRLQTTYSGQEAKAARAILSRVSLAESLPAGIAYEIFRQSTASESEDAFRALLAQLNHDFYVTSETPGELRFYSKMLRDWWRIYYAGTW